In Candidatus Oleimmundimicrobium sp., the genomic window AAATTGTTCTACCGTACGCTCTCGTTTACTTTGCGTAATATCTCCATTTAACGGTGCGGAAGCGTAGCCGCGAGCCTCAAGTTTTTCCGAGAGTTCCATTGTTGCCGTTTTGGTGCGAACAAAGATGAGCACGCCATCAAAAGTTTCCGCCTCCAGTATTCGCGTTAGCGTGTCCAATTTATGGAACCCACTCACCATCCAGAAGCGTTGGCGAGTGGCTTCCACAGTAGCAGTTCGTGTTTTTATCGTAACTTCTACCGGATTATTCAAGTATTTTTGAGCAATTTGACGGATTGCCTTAGGCAAGGTTGCAGAAAAAAGCGTTATCTGGCGCTCAGGTGGAGTCTGTTCCAAAACCCACGTTACATCATCAATAAAACCCATACGCAACATTTCATCCGCCTCATCAAGAACAAGACAGCTAAGTGCTTTTAGGCTTAAAGTCCCGCGCCGCATGTGGTCCATTACCCGTCCCGGCGTCCCTACCACGACATGCACGCCACGTTTAAGTCGACGAAGTTGGCCATCATAAGCCTGACCGCCATAGATAGGCAATACGTGGAACCCCGTCATTTGAGACGCGTACTGCTGAAAAGACTCTGCCACTTGAATAGCCAGTTCACGAGTGGGTGCTAAAACTAACACCTGAGGTTCCAGCTTCTTAAGATCTATACGTGACAATAACGGTAAGGCAAAAGCAGCAGTTTTCCCAGTACCGGTTTGAGCTTGTCCCAGTAAATCTCTGCCTGCTAAGACATGTGGAATCGCCTGCACCTGAACTGGCGTCGGCGTCTCATACCCCATTTTATCTAATGCCTTCAATACAGGTTTAATTAATCCTAATTCACAAAAATCTGGCTGTGAAGAAACATCGTTCGACATCTAAAATACCTCCAAAAAATAGTGTCGCCGGTAAAAATCCCGGCAGACGTTGTAAGAACATATTGTGTAAAACTTATATATTATTGCACTTTACGTTACATTTTGCAAATGCTATAAGAATATTTACAACAAACTACATCTTTAACTTTTAACGTTTTCTAAATAAATCCGAGTTTGGGGTCAAATCTTATTTTTTGACATCTTTCTAAACAGTTTTATTTTCGAAGTTTTGATTTTCTTTCGTTTTTAGTTAAATATCTTTTTCTAAGACGAATATTTTTAGGAGTTATCTCAACTAATTCATCGTCTTCGATAAATTCCAAAGCAAATTCCAACGTCATTTCTTTGGGAGGAATAAGCTTTATCGCCTCATCAGACCCGGCCGCTCGCGTATTTGTAAGTTTTTTCTCCCGGGTCGCGTTAACAACGAGATCATCTCCCTTATTATTAACGCCTATAATCATACCTTCGTAGATATCATCACCCGGATTAATAAATATCTCGCCTCTTTCCTGAAGCCCAAACAAAGCGTAGGCAACTGTCTTGCCGCTGCCCATTGAAATCTGCACCCCCACCTGGCGATGAGCAATCTCTCCTTTGTACTTTTGATACTGGTAAAAATTCTGATACATGATTCCCGTACCTCGGGTCATCTTCAAAAACTCACTTCTAAATCCAATCAATCCTCTTGTTGGGATTAAAAAATTCATGCGCATCGTACCAATTGAAGTCACCTGCATATCCTTCATCTCTGCTTTTCTCACACCGAACGCTTCAATCACAGCTCCTTGATATCCCTGGTCAACCTCAACCAACACTTCTTCCGTAGGTTCAAGAATTTCTCCGTCAATTTTCATTAATATCACCCGAGGAGAAGAAACTTCAAGTTCATAACCTTCTCTGCGCATTGTTTCAATAAGTATGGAAAGATGAAGTTCTCCTCTTCCGGAAACCTTGATTTTTTCAGTTCCGGCAACATCTTCTATCTTGATTCCCACATTTGTCAGCGCTTCACGCTCAAGTCTTTCACGAATATGACGCGAAGTTAAAAATCTACCGCCGTCCTTCCCCGCGAGAGGGCTAGTGTTGTGGGAAAAAAGCATTGAAATGGTCGGCTCATCAATTTTTATTTTCGGCAATGCTTTTGGATTTTCTATTGATGCAAGAGTTTCCCCAACTTTCACATCATCGACTCCCGCGACAGACACAATGTCACCGGCTTCCGCGCTATCAACCTCTACTCTTTTCAAACCCTTGTATTTTAATATTTTCGTAACTTTTCCTTGTTTTATGGTTCCATCGCTCTTCACAAGAGATACCTGTTCTCCATTTTTTATTTTTCCATGAAAAATACGACCTGTTGAAATACGGCCGACATAGGAATCATAATCCAGCATAGTCACCAGCATTTGAAAAGACCTTTCAGAATCCGCAATCGGAGGCAGTACACGATGAAGAATTGTGTCCAGAAGAGGTCCCATATCTTTGTTTTCTTCATCCAAATCAAGAGTTGATGTGCCCTCTTTTGCTGAAGCATAAACAATCGGAAAATCCAGTTGTTCATCAGTTGCGTTTAATTCGCAAAAAAGATCAAAAGTCATATCGGCAACTTCATGAGGCCGCGAGTTCGGCCTATCAATCTTATTTACAACCAAAATTGGTTTAAGATGGAGTTCAAGAGATTTTTTTAAAACAAATTTAGTTTGCGGCATGGGACCCTCAAATGCGTCTACAAGTAAAAGCACGCCATCTACCATTTTAAGAATTCTCTCCACTTCGCTTCCAAAATCAGCATGGCCCGGGGTATCAACTATGTTAAACTGTACACCCTTATACAAAAAAGAAGCAT contains:
- a CDS encoding DEAD/DEAH box helicase, translated to MSNDVSSQPDFCELGLIKPVLKALDKMGYETPTPVQVQAIPHVLAGRDLLGQAQTGTGKTAAFALPLLSRIDLKKLEPQVLVLAPTRELAIQVAESFQQYASQMTGFHVLPIYGGQAYDGQLRRLKRGVHVVVGTPGRVMDHMRRGTLSLKALSCLVLDEADEMLRMGFIDDVTWVLEQTPPERQITLFSATLPKAIRQIAQKYLNNPVEVTIKTRTATVEATRQRFWMVSGFHKLDTLTRILEAETFDGVLIFVRTKTATMELSEKLEARGYASAPLNGDITQSKRERTVEQFKKGKINILVATDVAARGLDVERISHVINYDIPYDTESYVHRIGRTGRAGRSGEAILFVAPREKYMLRSIERATKQKIELLELPSTEVINDKRVANFEQRITDTLAAGGLEFYYDLMEKYLQEHNVPAVEIAASLAKLVQGDEPLLLTNRPKNKKVVFEEFEDRPRKGKSFAKRGRASSVSEKGMERFRIEVGRNHGVNPGNIVGAIANEAQIDSKFIGRINIYDDFSTVDLPEGMSSDILRVLKKIWVSGQQLKISRLDERGKQQYAKDKSKFKPKHKKEQTGYSRKRNNK
- the typA gene encoding translational GTPase TypA — protein: MPNQKRRKDVRNVAIIAHVDHGKTTLVDALLKQSGAYEFKDGETTIMDSNPLEKERGITIFSKNASFLYKGVQFNIVDTPGHADFGSEVERILKMVDGVLLLVDAFEGPMPQTKFVLKKSLELHLKPILVVNKIDRPNSRPHEVADMTFDLFCELNATDEQLDFPIVYASAKEGTSTLDLDEENKDMGPLLDTILHRVLPPIADSERSFQMLVTMLDYDSYVGRISTGRIFHGKIKNGEQVSLVKSDGTIKQGKVTKILKYKGLKRVEVDSAEAGDIVSVAGVDDVKVGETLASIENPKALPKIKIDEPTISMLFSHNTSPLAGKDGGRFLTSRHIRERLEREALTNVGIKIEDVAGTEKIKVSGRGELHLSILIETMRREGYELEVSSPRVILMKIDGEILEPTEEVLVEVDQGYQGAVIEAFGVRKAEMKDMQVTSIGTMRMNFLIPTRGLIGFRSEFLKMTRGTGIMYQNFYQYQKYKGEIAHRQVGVQISMGSGKTVAYALFGLQERGEIFINPGDDIYEGMIIGVNNKGDDLVVNATREKKLTNTRAAGSDEAIKLIPPKEMTLEFALEFIEDDELVEITPKNIRLRKRYLTKNERKSKLRK